The Fulvia fulva chromosome 11, complete sequence genome segment TGAGAGCTGGTCATCAGTCCTCCGAGCCTCCTCAGTGGTCGAGTGTTTGCCGATGCCAACAATCTTTCACATTGCTGCACAGGCAGCATTGCTCACTTCCTCCTCTTTCCCAAAGGTTGCACATTCGCTGGGTTGTCGATCGCTAGCGGCAACTGCCTCAGCTCAACAGTGTCCGCATGTCCATATTCACTTCCCTTGTCAAACGCAGCCTGCGACGAGTCCATGACCTCACCATACCGCACTGGCTTATTCCCAGCACCTCTGACAAGCTCAGTCACCTCTGCATTAGGATGTTCCTGTGCCAGAAGAGGAGCATTGAAAGCCTTCGCGGTTTCGATTGGACTCATCGTGACATTCCTTCCCAGCAGCCAGAATCCATTGAAAGTGCACATGACGATTATCATAGCAAGGAATGTCAATGCTACTGCACCGGCGAGGTACTCAAAGTGTGAGCGATAGACAGTGACGGTTCGTACTTCGCTGGTCTGCTGCATCTCCTGGAGTGTAGTGGCGTTGCCCTGTGCTATGGCGGCTCGGAACATGAGGTCGCGGGCGCGTTCAAAGAGATACTCTGTAGGATCGGTGAACTTGGTGTAACACATGCCAGAAGTATAGTCAGTCACATCGTCCAGGTCGGCGAATTGTGCTGCGAGTGAGCCGTCCGACGAGACGGTATAGCCAGCAGCCCCGGCAAAGCTGAGGCGCGTAGCTGAGTTGAGCCGGGAGCTGAGAGCATATGCATATCCACCAAGTGGAGATGGCAGACCGTACATCGTCTCAGGAGTATACTCCACAAGCTCTAAAAGGCGATCGGTGTGGATGTTCGAGTTTGGGTCGAGGGCTATCGTTGACTTGTTGCCATTGATGGTGACAGGATACTCCACGGTGGCAGCACCGATGGTACAATTTCTGACCTCGAGTTTCCCTTGGGAGCAGTCTTTCTCAGGCTTGAACTGCAGATCCAGAGTGATGTTCGAAGGAGTCATTGCCGACCAAGAGAAGTCCACTTGAAAGATGTCAAGGCCATCGAAGGATTGTTGGTTGACAGATCCGTCGCTCGAAGTGTATGAAAGGTCGAAGTCCGCAGTGCTCGAATTACAGCTGACAGCGAGCCCGGCAGCTTGTAACGTTCCAGAACAGATCCCATCGCTAGCGCAGTCAGTATGGTTCACGACAATGTCCAAACCCTTGTTCCAGTCCTGCACAATGGGAGTGAAGTTGGCATCGAGCATCGATACGATGTAGGCTCGTCCAGAAGTGTGGCCACTGGGTTCCTGAAGAGATGTCACAGCTGGCACGTTCACACGAACGTCGTCGGACAGATAGCGCTGACTGTCGGTCATGGTGGTCGATGCTCGCTGGAGTAAAGGTCCATTGATGGGAGTGATGGCCAAGTACAATGCTGCGAAGGAGATGAAATTGAAGTTTCTGCCCGCCAGCGCTGCTGCTACGGGGCTCGTGCCATGATCCCAGTATCGATGGAGGTCACCCAGCTGGGTGCCTTCCTTCAAAGCTTTGCGCCACCAGTAGATCTGGATCTCTTGTCAGCGGTCTACACATAAGCAGATAGTCCCTAGGACATACTGTCAAGCCTTGACTGAACGCCGCACTAAGCAGGATGTTTCCAAGAGTGTAAGCCACAGAGAGATACAAACTAGGCGGATACTTCCAGCTGGTGATAGGTGCTCCATTCGATGTGGCCAGAATCGCAATGTTCACCACAATGCAGCACAACACGCCGAACAGACAACTAATGCCGCCCCAAGGTATACGGCGGAGGAATCCGGGCTGCCATGCGTTCATCTTGGGCTGTTTCTCCATCTTCGGTGTGTGTCCGCGGCCGCGTTTCCAGACCTTCCAGGAAGTGTTGCTGTCCAAGAGTGACTGCGAAGATTCATGTTCTCGCCGTCCTTCAGACATTGTTGCGTCGAGAACACTGTTCCTCTAGTTCGTGACGGTAATTTGCAAGGTTCCAAAATATCCCAGTCACGCCAGTATAGCATTTCTCCGGTGCCGAACACGAGGTGTTGCAAAGTCGCCACATCTTGTTCGTGTTCCTGAGGCCGATCTTTCTTGGCTTGCACTGCTACGAGAGTCGATTGGGATCATGACGGGTTCCTGGAACAAGACGCATCATTTACTGCGGTACCGACCTCGTTATTCTCGTATGCAGCCTTGGGCGTGTTGTGGAAGTGGTGAGGTTGGTTCTGCGCGAACCAAGAAGCTTTCCGGCATTGGCCCCACGTGATCACCACCAGGAAACGGTGCTTGGTCCTTCGGGTCTTTTGACTGCGTTCAGTCTTCTTCAGGCAAGCACACGCAGAAGCTTGCCTCGTTATGACAACACTGCTTGGTTGAGATGAGATCGATTTTGAACGCTGATGAGACAAGACAGGTGATGTACGAACTACGCGACTTGCCCTTGCCCCGAACGAGCAGCGGCGCGTGCGATACGGGCCAACTACGTCCCGTCGTCCAGTGACAAAAGGTCAGCAGTGAGAGGTGGAGACGAGGGAACAGCGTTGAAAGAGCGAGGCATGAAGGAAGAGGACACAAGACAATGTTGATCAGCAGCTCTCAGGCTGGATGCATTCCCATACTATGGTCGTGGTATCATATCGTATCAAAAACTCCACCCTGCTTGGGGTATCAGGTAGTCGTATCCATGCTTCATATCCGCCCTTCCTGCCTCAGCCCTCATGCTGCATGATGCCTAGGTGTGGTGTGGGTCGGTGTCAGGTGCTTGGAGAGATGTCGAGGCATTTATTTGTTCATGCCGACGGCGTTCTTGGCCTTGTCGAGGATGGACTCGTCCTTGGCGTCATCCTTGCTGCGGGATGCCTTGTCGCCGAGAGACTGGGTGGTGGACTTCTGGCTGTCTGGGACGAGGTCACGGGCGGCCTTGTCGCCGGCGCCGGAGAGACCCTCACCGACCTTGTCGAGGGTGGACTTGGAGGAGTCTGGCTGGGCTTTGTCACCGATCTCTGTGGTGGTTGTTAGCGGGCGGTCAAAGAGGAGGAGGTGATGAGTGAGAACATACTGGAGGAGAGATCCTTGCGTCCTGCGTCAGTCATGTTGGCGGTTGGATGTGGTGTTGGTTTGGTTTGGTTTGATTGAGTTGATGTGGTGGTTGTTTGTGTTGGAGTTGCTTGTGTTGGTGGTTGATGTAGAAGAGAGGGATCAAGTACAAAGGAAGAGCTACTTATGCTGCCTTGCGGGCTGGCAAGCTGGCAAGCTGGCAAGAGTGAACAGCATGTGAGGACGTCATAACTCGTCACGCAGAGTGAAGGAGCTCTGGCAGCAGTCACGGGCGACGCGACACGCAAGCAGCATGCAAGTGAAGGCGCCACCACTTCACGCGATGACAGCCACCACCGCTTTCGTTTTCACATGAATAGCGGGGCAGTGACAACTGTGGCTCGTTCATCATGCTGCAAGCAGGCACGGCAGGTAATTGTGCAGCCCATTGATCGAGATTGCTCTCCACAGCTCTACATCGTCTCTTCATGGGATCAGTGCCCATCCTCATGTCAATGATGCCTTCTCATGCCTCGGGCTTGTTTTCTGGGCTTCACTGTTGCCACGAACACAGCAGAATGCTGACCAGCGATACGTCACTGCTATTGACTTTGTGAATGTGGTAAAACCTGCTATGATGGAATTCGACATGGGTCACAAGATGCCAGTCCACTTCGCACTTGCCGCATGCGGGATGGCGGGGTTGCACTTGCCCTGAGATGACGTCTGCGCCACGTTCCAGATCCAGCCCGATTCTGATGCAAGACATCACACGTGGAGACGGCAATGATGTGAGGCTTGAGCCTTCCGCTTGTGTGGCAAGGAGTAAATGCCTCATATCGTCTTTGGCAATGGCCGCACGCGTTGTGTCAGGAACCAAATGCTATCCGCAGCAAGCCGCTCGTTCAGAAGCCGAAAACAGGACCCTGGCAACAGCAGCATGATGCAGCTTGCTGGCGACAACAGCTATGTCTGCGTCTGCATCTCAACCGCGTCGACCTCATGACACTCCATCGTACAATTGTCCAAGGCACGCGTTACACCACGTCCGCCAGCTCACCACGCATCTGCTTGTCTCGAAGGAACACAACTGCCTTGTTTGCATGTCGGAAGATCATACCGCAGCTCTCAGCGCCAACGATCCGAGCCATGGCGTCCGCTTCCAACGACCGCTACAAACTCATCTTCTTCACTCCGCCTCAAGATCTGCCAAAGATCAAAGAAGCCATCTTCGCAGCAGGAGCCGGTCGTTTCAATAATTACACCGAATGTGGCTTCACATCACCCGGTGTGGGCCAGTTCCGACCCGGCGATGCTGCAAACCCGCACATTGGTGAAAGAGGCAAAGTGGAAGAGGTAGGAGAGGTCAAGTTCGAGACTGTGTGCTCTGGTAGGGATGTGACGAAAGAGGTTGTTGCGGCGCTGAAGAGGTAGGTCGCTGCGTGAGATCCGCAGTAGTCGTGCTATGCAGCCAGTGCAAGAGGTGAGCAAGAGAGGAGAGCTGACTTCAGCAGGACACATCCATATGAAGAGCCGGCGTACGAAGTGTACAAGCTTGAGGACTTCTGAATCGTGCATTCGGATTTCGACGCAACTTTACTCGGTATCTCAATGAGTGGTGAGGATTGTGCGGTTCGAGATGAAGCCATTGCAGTGGACAGACTCCAAGTCGTGGAAAGCGAGCGATTGATTGACCAGCCGAGGAGACCATGTGTATATGTGATGTACAGCAAGGAGCATCGTAGAGGTAAGCTGGGCGAGCGTACGCTGTCGAGTAGTCAGCGATGAATGAAGCGCCGGGTGAGGAGCATTCAGCATCTCGGAATGGACTTGTGACTTTTCCACTTTATGTCCGTGCGATCTTTCCACGCGCGCAAGTTTGCGCCTGACTTCTTGCTTCTTCTTGCAACACCACACAAATCCACACATACAGCTTCTCGCACCAAGCCCTGCTAGCAACGGCGACCCAGACCACCACGATGGCGAATGTAAGAATGCTCCTAACCCTCAATGATTTACCATACGCTGACAGCATAGCAGCCACAGGGTCTCCTCGACCTCCCGCCAGAGATTTGGTCTCAAATCGGCAAGCTCGTGGTCGACAATGAAGCAAACCTTCCTTATTACGACTTCCTCACTGTAGAACGGCTTTCACGTGGCCAGCCTCAGCCTCCAGTCACTCGTGTCTGCAAAGTCTTGCGCGAGGAGCTCCTGCCCTACTACTACAAAACCAAGATCTGCATGTCGAGGGATCGTGCTGAGACTGCCGAAATCTACTGGAACAGCCTCAAAAAGATTGTACCTTTGCTGGGATCCCTGGGTTCTGCTAGAGTCGCTAGCTGGCTGCCAAGAAAACAGGAAGAATGTGCGCGGCTTGTCGATCTGCCATGATCGTGAGCTTGTGGCCCAGCACCTCGAGGAGAAATGGAAAGTGAAGCTGGAGCTTTCTGAGGCTCAGGTGTACCAGGATGATGAGAGAGAATACGCAGTGCGACTATTGTAGGGTTGGTGGACGTGTACCAGAGCGCGGAAGGAGCGAGCGCGCCCGTGGACGCGCTTAGCGTAGCTGCTGCATTTGGAGTTTGCCTCCAAACTGGCCTTTGACTTCTTCTTGACTTCAACCCTCACCTCCACTTCAACACACACTTCACCACACGCACACACACACCTCCCCATCATGGCAGTCTGCGGCAAGGACGAGACCGCGCCTGTCAGCGCGAGCAAGGTATGTGCGACCTCTCACGCACCAATAACTGTCCCACCGACGCCACAGGATCGGAGATGTCTCCTCGACCTTCCTCCTGAGATATGGTCGAAGATTGGCAAACACGCCGTCGACAACGAGCCTAACTTCACACTCGAGACCGTAATGGTACCACGAGCGCAAAACCAATACCACTAGCCAGCAATCACGCGCACGTGCAAGGTCCTTCGCGACGAGCTGCTACCATACTATTACCGCACCAAAATCTGCATGTCTAACCAGCATCCTGACGCCGCCAGTCCCACACACTACGGGTGCCCAACATCTTTCGGCATTAACAACCCCCGCGCAGTTCGCCAGTGGCTGCAGGCGATTGGGCATAAAAACGCGAGGCAGGTACGCGGCTTGACTATAGTCAGTACAGACGATCTGACAGCAGCGGATGTCGGGCGTGTGTGGAAAGTGAAGGTGGAGCTCGAGAAGCGTATGTCGTGGAGTGGTACGTACGATGATGACCTCTTCGAGTATGCGGTGCGATTTGTGTGACGAGCTTTAAGTGCCAGGACGGCGATAGCTTAGACCACTGGGAAATGAGGGTGTTTGAGGGCCGAAACGGTAGACTTACAGGGAATCGAAGAGTTCACAAATTACATGTATTATCTGGCGACTTGTTCCCTAGTGCAACTTTCTATAGGTAGCAGGCCGTCCTCGAAGTCGCTTCCGAAAGTCTCAATCAGTCCGCATTGCTTTCATATGACAATCGAGCATCGGAAGCCCGACCAAAGCCGTCACTTCCTTTTTCCGCCTCGACTAGCAACTTCACAACAACATCAAACGCAACCACAAATTGCCTCCACCGCCACAGTAGTCACCAACACCATGGCCGCCAACATCTGCATTGCCGATGGCACGACTGAAAATGCCAAAGTAGGTCTCATCATCACGCGATAGCAGCAGTATCTTGCTGACACACCACCAACAGCCCTTTCGCCTCCTCGAACTCCCACCAGAGCTCTGGTCTAGAAGTGGAAAGATGGCAATCGATGCCGAAGCAGATCTCGCAGTCAGGGACCTTAATCCTAGCCGTCCAGGCCCCTCCTACCACCAACCTCGAATCACTCGCACGTGCAGAGCACTTTGACTGGAGCTGTTGCCATACTACTATCGAACCAAAATTAGCCACCACCCCAATCGGCCCCGGTTGGACCGCATGGTGGGGTTCATGGGGGCTAGAAGCGCGGAATGGGTCAAGAAGTGGTTGCGAGCGATTGGAGCCGATGACAGGAAGAACGTGCGTGGATTGGTTTTATCGAAGCGGACGGAGCTTATATTAGAGAGTGTCGTGCGTTTCTTTGAGGTTGATGTGGAGCTTAGTGAGACCTACGAGGTTCACGAGGATGAATGAAGCAGAAATTTG includes the following:
- a CDS encoding Heat shock protein hsp9, which gives rise to MTDAGRKDLSSKIGDKAQPDSSKSTLDKVGEGLSGAGDKAARDLVPDSQKSTTQSLGDKASRSKDDAKDESILDKAKNAVGMNK
- a CDS encoding GTP cyclohydrolase 1 type 2; translation: MASASNDRYKLIFFTPPQDLPKIKEAIFAAGAGRFNNYTECGFTSPGVGQFRPGDAANPHIGERGKVEEVGEVKFETVCSGRDVTKEVVAALKRTHPYEEPAYEVYKLEDF